Within the Desulfonatronum sp. SC1 genome, the region TCGGGACCATGGGCGCGCGACCATCCTCACGTTGATTCCCGACGAGCCCGAACTCCACGCCCTCCTGCCTTCCGAAACCCGGCTGGTATCCCAGACCCTCCTGGGCCAACACATCGCCGCCGCCCTGTACCGAGACATGTCCCGCTTTCTCCTGGCCGCGGGAATCTTCGTGGTCCTGACGACCGCGATTTTATTCCGCAACCCGCGGCAAATGCTCCAGGCCCTGACCCCGTCCCTGGCCGGATTGTCCGCCCTGATCGTTGTCGTGACACTTCTGGACATTCCCTTTAATCTCTACTCCGTCGCGGCCACCTTCCTGGTGCTGGGGCTGGGCGTGGACTACGGCATCTTCATGGCCATGCGTCACGACAGGCAAAGCAACAGCCTGGGGACAGACCTGGGCACGGGACTGGACACTGACCTGGACACCGAAAGGGCCGTGCTGGTTTCCGGCCTGACCACCCTGCTCGGCTTCGGAGCCCTGGTCCTGGCCGGACACCCGGCCCTGCACTCCATCGGCCTGACCGTCCTCATCGGCATCGCCGCCGCGATCCCGGCGGCCCTGTTCGTGGTGCCGAGTCTGGAGCCGCCACCTTCAACGAACATGAAAAATACCACACCAGATCATAAGTTGCGTATGAAGCATGATGAGTTGTAGCCTTGCATCTGAATTCCATCGGGAGGCAGTTTATGACCGAGCTTACCTTCGAAACCATTGTATCTCCTAAACATGAACTTTGTTTTAACTTGCCAACCTCCTTGCCGATCGGCAGCGCCATCCGCGTTACGGTAGAAGCGGTCCAAGAGAACTCGCATGCACGTCGCTTCTCCCCCAAGTCGGAACTCGGCCGCAAGCTCTTAAAGGCACGAGAAGAATATGTTCAGCAGGGAGGAAGACTCCTGAACTGGGATGAAATCAATGAAGAGGTCCGCCGCCGCCGTGGAGGACTGACGGATGAATAAGCGGCGAACATATGTCGATGCCAACCTGCTCATCGCAGCTTGGCGTGGCAAGGATGAGGTCGCTGAGAAGGCATTGAGCATCCTGGATGACCCGTTCCGAATGCTCATTGTAAGTGAAGCTTTGTGGCTGGAAATCATGCCAAAAGCGATATTTCAAGAAGAACATCGGGAAAGAGCTTTTTATGAAGCCATTTTTGCGCATGCGGATCAATGCCCATGGAAGACAAATGTTTTGAAGTCCGCTCAAGACCTTGCTCAACGATATGGCCTCGCCGCAATGGATGCAATTCACATTGCCACGGCCATAGATGCCAGGGCCGACGAATTCATATCTGGAGAAAAGCCGACAAAACCGATGTTCAAGATCAAGGAGATAAAGACTATATCCTTGCGGGACTCGTAACCTGCATCCGCCCATCATGAAGTTCGATTTTTTATTCTTGAAAGCCGGACGCTGTAAATATTGGATTGAAAAGCGCCCCCTTTTGCTCATTTTGCTGGCTCTCCTGTCGATCTTTGCCGGTTGCGCCAAGCCGTACACCCCGCCAGCGAATTTTTCGCCGCTGCCTTCCGGAACCCACATTGCCTGCGTCCACCCGTTTTCCGCCCTGAAAACCCCTCTTCATTTACGCCAGACAGTCATCTGGGAAGCCGGTGACCGGGTTCAGGTCATGCAGGGGATCATGCGGCTTGACGGTGGGCAAAAACAGGTTCGGCTTCTCGGGTTGTCGGAGATCGGGATCAAGCTTTTTGATGTGGCGGTGGGCGGGGAAGGGCACGAAGTTCACCTGCTGGCCCCGGTCGTGGGGTCGGCCCGTAAACTGCTGGCCCGGCAGGTTGCCCGGAGCGTCCGGCGGATATTCCTGACGTATCCGGACATGGCGACGGCCCAAGCCTTTGTCGGAGCTACGTCCGTGATTTTGGCGGATCATACAGACGACGGGAACCAGGTTCTGGAATGTTTTCCGCCGATGGAGACAGCCCTCCGTACGTGGAGCCCGGATCAACGCTGGGAGATTGACCTTGACGACTATTCCCTTATGAACGACATCACGTTGCCCGGGCGGATTGTCTACCAGGACCACCGAGCCGGCTACGTATTGACCATTATCCTGCATGAGGTCTTTGAGCCATGAACACGATCCGCGACGGCATTCTGGCCGCCCGGTTAGGGGCGGCCACCTGGGAGACCGACCAAGCCATCCGTCAGGACTTCTCCTTCCCGCCCGATTTCGTCGGTTTCGCCGGGCACTTTCCAGGAGAGCCGATTCTGCCGGCCGTGGTCCAGATCGGAGTCGGCGTTGTTCTGGTCCAGACCCTCCTGGCGAAGGGAACCGGCCCTTATCGATTGAAAACCGTAACCCGGGCCAAATTCCTGCGGAAACTGAAGCCCGGTGAAACCATTACCGTCCGGTGTGCCAGGCGCGGCCCGGATGGAGGGGCGTTCGACGTCGCCTTGACCGTGGACCAGCAACAGGCCGCGGCGTTCACACTTACTTTCTCCTTGGCCTCCACCTCTGAACCAAGCGACCCCAAGGACGGATAAAACCATGCGCAAACCGTATTTCCCAAAACAGGACGGCCATCCCGAGCCCTTGCGAGCCGTCTGTTCGCGGCGGGTGCGCTTCGAGGAGGTGGACCCGCTGGGCATTGTCTGGCATGGCCGCTATCCCAGTTTTTTCGAGGACGCCCGAATGGCCCTGGGCGACAAGTACGGCATCGGCTACATGACCTTCTACGAGCACGGCGTGGTCACGCCCATCAAGATGATGCACGTGGACTACCACCAGCCCCTGCGCTTCGGCGAAGAGTTCACCGTGGAAGGGATCCAGCATTTTTCGGAGTCCGCGCGGATCAACACCGAGTACGTAGTCCGCAACGGCGCGGGGGAAATCGCCACCACCGGCTATACCGTGCAAATGCTCCTGGACCTGAACATGAACGTGCTCATCGCCCTGCCTCCTTTTTTCGAAGCCTTCTGCGACCGATGGAAACGAGAAGAACCATGCGCATGCACCTGATCTACCCCAAATGGCCCAAGCTCGAACGCCAGACCGAGTTCCACCTGCCGCCTCACGGGCCGGTGGTGTTCGCGGCGGAAGTTCCCGAGGACGTGGAGATCACGTTCACGGACGAAAATCTGGAACCCCTGAACTTCGACGCCTCCACGGATCTGGCGGCCCTGTCGGTGATGCTCACCTGTCAACTGCCCAGGGCCCTGGCCATCGCGGACCGCTACCGGGAGCTGGGCGTGCCGGTGCTCATGGGCGGGATCGGGACCATGCTCCACGCCGAGGAGGCCGCCCGACACGCGGACTCGCTCTTTCTGGGCGAAGTGGAAGGCCGCTTCGCCGCGGTGATCCGGGATCTGAAGGAAAACCGCCTGCGCCCCGTCTATGACTATCTTGGCGCTCCTCCGGACATCTCCCTGGCGGGAACGGCCCGGCGCACCATTCTGAAGCGCGACCTGTACAATTACCGCGGCGTCCAAATGGTGGACCTGCTCCACGCTTCCCGAGGCTGCAAGTTCAACTGCATGCCCTGCTGCGTGGCTTACCTGGGCGGCAAGTCCTTCAGGCCGCGCCCCATTCACAAGGTCATCGCGGAGATGGAGTCCATCGCCAACAACCGGCTGTTCTTCGTGGACAATTCCCTGGCCCAGGACCGGGAGTGGTTGAAGGACCTGTTCACGGCCATGATCCCCTTGAAACGCAAATGGATTTCCCACCCGATCATGTACGACCCGGAAATCCTCGACCTCGCGGCCCAGGCCGGCTGCTGGTACGTGTACCAGGCGGTCATCGACGACTCGAAAACCATTCGGGAACGGATCAGGATGCTCAAGGACCACGACATCGGCATTGAAGGCACCATCCTGCTGGGTCTGGACGAACACGACGAATCCTACATCAAGCGGATGGTGGACTTTCTCCTGGAAGTGGAGCTGGACATGGCCGAGTTCACGATCCTGACCCCGTTCCCGCACACCCCCATCCGGGAGATACTCGAAAAGCAGCAGCGCATCATCAGCAACAACTGGCTGGACTACACCTGCGACAAGGTGGTTTTTCTTCCCAAGCAAATGCCCCCGGAGACCCTGCAAAAGCTCTTTCACTACGCCTGGGACACGTTTTACGCCGAAGGCGGTCCCCAACTGCGCATGGGCAATTTGTTCAGAAAGGTCATTTCCAAGGAGATGGACGACGGCACCTATCGCCGCTACGACCCGAAACGCAAACGGGCCTTTCCTAACACAACAACGGCATTTTCGGGCAAGAACCGACACCGCTGAAGATTTAACCACGGGGGACACGGGGGACATTTTCCGAAAAAACCAAGGTTTCTTTCCCCGTGATCCCCGTGTGCCCCGTGGTTAAACATCTTGGCCAGACGATGGAAATGAAAGTGTCGCCGTATTGCTATGAATAACCCGGACACGGAGCAATCCCGCCATGATTGATCTTGTACCTTCCACGCGCCGATGAAAATACTCCTGCTTGCCACGAACACGGATCGCGAGCCCTACCCGGTGTATCCCCTGGGCATGGCCGTGGTCGCCCAGGCATTGTGCGCCGCGGGTCATGAAGTCCGGCAGATCGACTATCTGGCCATGGGCGAGTCCGACGAAGCGCTGCGCACGGCCTTGCTGGAATTTCTGCCCCAGGTTGTCGGCCTGTCGCTGCGCAACATCGACGACGTGGACTCCTGCGGCTCCCCGGAACAGTGGTTTCTGGACCGGAGCAGGCGGATCGTGGAACTGCTCCGCGCGACCCACGACGTCCCGATCATTGTCGGCGGTCCGGCGTTTTCCATCATGCCCGAGGCCATCCTGGACTATCTGGGCGCGGATTTCGGCGTGGCCGGGGAAGGGGAGCGGGCCGTCCCGGACCTGCTCTCCCGCATCGAACGGGGAGAGGCCGGGCCGCGGATCGTCAAAAGCGCCCCACTGGACGCG harbors:
- a CDS encoding PIN domain-containing protein, with amino-acid sequence MNKRRTYVDANLLIAAWRGKDEVAEKALSILDDPFRMLIVSEALWLEIMPKAIFQEEHRERAFYEAIFAHADQCPWKTNVLKSAQDLAQRYGLAAMDAIHIATAIDARADEFISGEKPTKPMFKIKEIKTISLRDS
- a CDS encoding 3-hydroxyacyl-ACP dehydratase — translated: MNTIRDGILAARLGAATWETDQAIRQDFSFPPDFVGFAGHFPGEPILPAVVQIGVGVVLVQTLLAKGTGPYRLKTVTRAKFLRKLKPGETITVRCARRGPDGGAFDVALTVDQQQAAAFTLTFSLASTSEPSDPKDG
- a CDS encoding radical SAM protein translates to MRMHLIYPKWPKLERQTEFHLPPHGPVVFAAEVPEDVEITFTDENLEPLNFDASTDLAALSVMLTCQLPRALAIADRYRELGVPVLMGGIGTMLHAEEAARHADSLFLGEVEGRFAAVIRDLKENRLRPVYDYLGAPPDISLAGTARRTILKRDLYNYRGVQMVDLLHASRGCKFNCMPCCVAYLGGKSFRPRPIHKVIAEMESIANNRLFFVDNSLAQDREWLKDLFTAMIPLKRKWISHPIMYDPEILDLAAQAGCWYVYQAVIDDSKTIRERIRMLKDHDIGIEGTILLGLDEHDESYIKRMVDFLLEVELDMAEFTILTPFPHTPIREILEKQQRIISNNWLDYTCDKVVFLPKQMPPETLQKLFHYAWDTFYAEGGPQLRMGNLFRKVISKEMDDGTYRRYDPKRKRAFPNTTTAFSGKNRHR
- a CDS encoding thioesterase family protein, producing MRKPYFPKQDGHPEPLRAVCSRRVRFEEVDPLGIVWHGRYPSFFEDARMALGDKYGIGYMTFYEHGVVTPIKMMHVDYHQPLRFGEEFTVEGIQHFSESARINTEYVVRNGAGEIATTGYTVQMLLDLNMNVLIALPPFFEAFCDRWKREEPCACT
- a CDS encoding DUF3261 domain-containing protein — protein: MLILLALLSIFAGCAKPYTPPANFSPLPSGTHIACVHPFSALKTPLHLRQTVIWEAGDRVQVMQGIMRLDGGQKQVRLLGLSEIGIKLFDVAVGGEGHEVHLLAPVVGSARKLLARQVARSVRRIFLTYPDMATAQAFVGATSVILADHTDDGNQVLECFPPMETALRTWSPDQRWEIDLDDYSLMNDITLPGRIVYQDHRAGYVLTIILHEVFEP